Part of the Amblyomma americanum isolate KBUSLIRL-KWMA chromosome 7, ASM5285725v1, whole genome shotgun sequence genome, CGATGGTATGATCACGGCTGATGCGAATTTGAAAATTTCCTTGCCGGAGTGCACTGCGTACGGTGTGCAGAATTTTGGAGGTTCTGAACACTCCCTGTGCCACTAAGCATGATACGAACGTGCGAGCCGCAATCACACCCATGATTAAACACTAAGCACGACTCACACATCGCCGATGCCATGACCACGGGTCACACGGTATGCATAGCGAGCAGTGATTGGTGATGCACAGCCATAAATACCGTCAGCAGTAAAGAGATGTGTGCATACATTTCcaatgcttctgcttgcggcTTTTGATACATTTTGGATGACACGGATGTTTTTTGGAACCCGATCtattgtataaaaaaaaaaacttttttaacgtagttaaagcaGAGAgatgtgcgaaaacatgtgtttagcctgattggctcatggttttgctttgctgggtcgtcggctcCTGTggtgacgatattagactcagttaagctgatctgatctgttcgtgctgcaggtgaaagttgatgaagatgacgatgtgcagtgcacagcgtgagagtgcgttgcagttcaacacgaggcgtaATCTGCTGCGGCAATAGCGTAGTGATCttatgcagtggccagcaaagctgatctgtttgctgctgcaggttcgaatcccagtctcgGCAATAATTGTTTGTTAAATTTATTTATctattcaaggtcaaggcttcagtgatgaatctGCTTTTACAGCTTTGGTTGTGAAGAGCTTTCACTCTAAAAACTGTGGTTGTCACTACCTTGAATGTGTGGTTGAGGTTTTCCCATTCATGTTGGAGCTAACTATGTGTAACATAGAAGAAGCTTGAGTACAAGCAGTGGAGGGCTTTCTGTTTTAGGTTGAACTGATTTGTGGGTGAAATGTGCTAACCAGGTTTGTAATTGGGGCTTGACACGGATGCTGCGGTCTCCTTTCTTTTGGACACAGGGGGTCATGCACCTGACGGGTCGGCCCGTGGGCAACTTTGACCCCGAGGGCCTCATCTTCGCCGTGGGGCTCAACTCGGAGCTGGTGAAGCTGTACGACCTGCGCACCTTCGACAAGGGTCCCTTCAACACGTTCAAGTTGCCGCAGGACCGTGACTGTGACTGGACGGGGCTCAAGTTCTCGCCGGATGGCAAAAGCATCCTCATCTCGACCAACGGCGCACTCATCCACCTGATCGACGCCTTCCAGGGGACGCCCCAGCAGACCTTCACAGGACACACCAACAACAAGGGCATCCCGCTGGAGGCCTCCTTCAGCCCGGACTCGCAGTTTGTGTTCAGCGGGTCGACCGACGGCCGCGTCCACGTGTGGAGCACCACGGCGGAAGGGGGTGGCGGGACGCGCACGGCCGTGCTGAGCTGCGACCACACGGGGCCCGTCCACTGCGTCCAGTTCAATCCCAAGTACATGATGCTCGTCTCGGCCTGCACCAACATGGTGGGTGGTTTGCACTGGGGTTTATCCAAGGATGTGTTGACAGAGAAGTGGCAACTTGAGGTCAGctgcagtaaaagctcgttaattcgaattctaTGGACATGCCAAATGCAGTTCGAATGAATCGAAGTTTGACCTAACAAAAGTGAACAGAATATGCGGTGCACTGCGATCAGTAAGCAGTCAGGTAGAGATTAACCTATTTTATTGTTATAGAGTATTCAATCATTACCTTAGCATCTGTTCTAATGCCTCAGCTTATCAGAAGGGTTCTTTGTCTTCAAAACTGAAGAAGACGCAGGCAGCATTCAGCACGTCCCAACTTGCGCGGTGGAGGGCAGCACTCGGGTTGCCAAAGGCATGCGACCTCGTGTGGAAATATGAGAGGACAGCCTCCCGCTCCCGCACTGCCACACCGCGgctgcagcgttcccgctcgctaaccgcggaggggttcgtgctcgagggaacaaaaggaaggacgacaaagcgtgaacgcTCCatgtgctatttattacacttgcatttaatacacagagcgggccagctagctacaacaacgaggcattcctcggaaatagaaggctacgtaagaagggctttctacttaccggctggggcaggggcgcgacttcggaggtatcggtggcgaacgtttgtatgcgccgataacggcagccgggttttcccgtgcgcgccgcattcttggggcaaagccatccccgagcatttgctgggaaGGTTCCGCGAGAGCGCGTTGGCTGCTCTCGCTTCGCTGcatggaaccagaagtccagtgGCAAGGCATGGTGGTTCTCCTGCCGCGGAAGGTTACGAGAGCGTGTGGCTGCAACTGCTTGTGACGCTGGGCGGGTCCCGAAGAGAACTCTCAACGGCTCCGCGGAGTTCCGCTTACTTAGCCTTCGAGCTGGTGCTCCCTTTGCTGTTTACGCTTCcctccatgagggagacttccctcctcgccctgCTGGCGCTGTCCTGATGCCCGATGGTGAAGATGGGCCACGTTGAAatgaggggggaaacaggttctccacacatGTGAGCATGGTCACAAGTCTGCCAAATAGAGCAGCGTGTGGACATCCCACGATTGCCGCTTTTCAACCAGAACGATAGCGCAACCTCTGCGACTCGGAAATCCACACTTGCGAGTCACTGACGTACCATGGCCATGGCAAAAAGCGAGTCACCAGGATGGCCGCATGTACATTGCCCAATTTTCCAGCCTTCTGACCCTGAGTTGCAAGCTGCCAGACTAATGAACATGCTTTTTGGCGACATCCTGTTTTGATAATGCACTGGCGTCGACTTCACATATGGTCTCAGTCTTCTCGAAGCATTTTTGCGTGACATTTACCACGCAGACATTTCCAAATCACTACACTCTGGCATGCCTTGTAGGTTCACTGCTATGGCTGCAACCAGTCCCATGAAATGTGACACAAGGGCACTGGAAAATTGAGACAGAGACATGCCGCAGACATGATTGTGTGGTTCACACATGATTCACACAAGATTGTGTGGTTTCGGATTTGGAGTGCCGGAGCTACTGCAACGCACCTGATTTTTTGTACCTCGCCGCTGGTCGTGTTAGTCATCGCTTGACAACAAAAGCTAACACAGCAAGCTGCTCAAGATCAGCGATTATAAGTAACAGCCGGGTAAAAATCATATTCATGCAGCTAGTTGCTATCACCATGTTGCCACAGAGATAGTCCCCTTCCCCGTTTATCCCAGGTTTATCCGGCCCTGCACCTCGCATGCCAATTTTGCTGTCTCCACATCTCCTCCAAGGAGGCTGCACAGCCTCGCAGGAGTGTTGTTTGGTTTGTCGCATGCCATATCTCGGCACCATAAGAGGCGGTTCACTCTCACTTCCATTCATTTGCAGTCACATCCACTCGCTGACACTCACACTCATGTCCATTCATACTAACCACTCACTCTCATGTCCACATGCACTCACGCTCATGCTCACTCACTTCCACTCACttgcactcacatccactcatgTTCACTCACTTAAGTTTGCAGTGCATGTTTGGGAGTGGACAGTGCATCTGCGTGGGCATAGGAGGTGCTACCACTGCACCtaataccgtatttattcgaatctaggccgatagtttttttttttcaaataatcatatTCCATACTCTAGGGTCGGGTCGGCTTGGATTCAAGGATTTTAAAAAACGCGCCAGTTAttcattgaaactgctaaatatggtgcatagctagcgccatctagaaaagtcagtatcgcaggcgctactagccgtgccagtagccaaccgtacACAAAAGAGGTTGCCATTTTAACCTGTGTCGTGTCGGCCGTATCGGTGTGCGGCGTGGTGTTATTGTgatggcaccaagcaggagatgccactacagttccgctttcaagcgaaaagttgtgatagccgcagaggcatcgtcgaaccttcaagccgggcgggacttcggcgtcgACAAGAAAAACGTCCGTCGTTGGAGGGGACGACAGCAGCTTT contains:
- the Wdr82 gene encoding WD repeat domain 82; this translates as MKLVDQTVKSFRVAKVFRENTDRINSIDFSPNGETLISSSDDDSIVIYDCEKGTHKRTLNSKKYGVDLIHYTHAANTAIHSSTKVDDTIRYLSLHDNKYIRYFPGHTKKVVTLCTSPVDDLFLSGSLDKSLRLWDLRSPNCQGVMHLTGRPVGNFDPEGLIFAVGLNSELVKLYDLRTFDKGPFNTFKLPQDRDCDWTGLKFSPDGKSILISTNGALIHLIDAFQGTPQQTFTGHTNNKGIPLEASFSPDSQFVFSGSTDGRVHVWSTTAEGGGGTRTAVLSCDHTGPVHCVQFNPKYMMLVSACTNMAFWLPSIDDNL